A stretch of the Planctomycetota bacterium genome encodes the following:
- a CDS encoding undecaprenyl-diphosphate phosphatase, giving the protein MPLSFVAILAVVQGLTEFLPVSSKTHLLFARHFLGRGPDLFFDITLHVGSLLAILVYYRRRWVELFRERRPELGRLALGSLPAVVAAVLFKSRIEALYADLRVASGLLLVTGFFLWGAERLGRERFTLAETPWGRVFWIGAAQACALLPGISRSGSTIGAGFLAGLRREDAVRFSFFLGAVAIAGALVFKGRDALRGEGEIHALPILLGVAITFAVSLLAIRAVEILSMKGRLSIFAAYCAAAGAAGLVLFARG; this is encoded by the coding sequence ATGCCGCTTTCATTCGTGGCGATCCTGGCCGTCGTGCAGGGACTGACGGAGTTCCTGCCGGTCTCCTCCAAGACCCATCTTCTCTTCGCGCGGCATTTCCTGGGCCGGGGGCCGGACCTCTTCTTCGACATCACGCTGCACGTCGGATCGCTTCTGGCGATTCTGGTGTACTACCGCCGGCGGTGGGTGGAGCTTTTCCGGGAGCGGCGGCCGGAGCTGGGACGCCTGGCGCTCGGATCCCTCCCGGCCGTGGTCGCGGCGGTTCTTTTCAAGAGCCGGATCGAGGCGCTCTACGCGGACCTCCGGGTGGCGTCGGGCCTTCTCCTGGTGACGGGGTTCTTCCTGTGGGGGGCGGAGCGGCTCGGCCGGGAGCGGTTCACCCTGGCCGAGACGCCGTGGGGACGGGTGTTCTGGATCGGAGCGGCGCAGGCCTGCGCGCTTCTGCCGGGGATTTCGCGCTCGGGCTCCACGATCGGAGCGGGTTTCCTGGCCGGGCTTCGCCGGGAGGACGCGGTCCGGTTTTCGTTCTTCCTGGGGGCGGTGGCGATCGCGGGGGCGCTTGTCTTCAAGGGCCGGGACGCGCTGCGGGGTGAAGGGGAAATCCACGCCCTGCCGATATTGCTTGGGGTGGCGATCACGTTCGCCGTGAGCCTGCTCGCCATCCGGGCGGTGGAGATTCTGTCCATGAAGGGGCGGCTCTCCATCTTCGCCGCCTATTGCGCCGCGGCGGGGGCCGCGGGCCTGGTCCTGTTCGCGAGGGGGTAA
- a CDS encoding phosphopantothenoylcysteine decarboxylase yields the protein MRILVTAGPTREPLDAVRFLSNPSSGKMGFACARAARRAGHRVTLVTGPVALPDPPGVRTVRVTTALEMRRAVLAEYPGADAVVMTAAVGDYRPARRYAGKLKKDARVLTLRLVRTPDILRALGRRKGRRILVGFALEVQDAVHQALLKYKRKNLDLVLLNSPRTFAADRMNAVAYREGRVVRRFRRARKEAVARWIVRAVEALAAGRSI from the coding sequence ATGAGGATCCTGGTCACCGCCGGCCCCACCCGCGAGCCCCTGGACGCCGTCCGGTTCCTCTCCAATCCGTCCAGCGGGAAGATGGGCTTCGCCTGCGCCCGGGCCGCGCGGCGCGCCGGCCATCGCGTGACGCTCGTGACCGGACCCGTGGCGCTTCCCGACCCGCCGGGCGTGCGGACCGTCCGGGTGACGACCGCTCTGGAGATGCGCCGGGCCGTCCTGGCCGAGTACCCCGGGGCCGACGCGGTCGTGATGACCGCGGCGGTGGGGGACTACCGGCCCGCGCGCCGGTACGCCGGCAAGCTCAAGAAGGACGCCCGCGTTCTGACCCTGCGGCTCGTCCGCACGCCGGACATCCTGCGGGCCCTCGGCCGGCGCAAGGGGCGGCGCATCCTGGTGGGCTTCGCGCTGGAGGTCCAGGACGCCGTCCACCAGGCGCTCCTGAAATACAAGCGAAAGAATCTCGACCTGGTCCTGCTCAATTCGCCGCGCACGTTCGCGGCCGACCGGATGAACGCCGTCGCCTATCGGGAGGGGCGCGTGGTCCGCCGCTTCCGCCGCGCCCGCAAGGAGGCCGTGGCCCGATGGATCGTCCGCGCCGTGGAGGCGCTGGCCGCCGGGCGGAGCATTTGA
- a CDS encoding flavoprotein: MSAAAMESAGPLAGREIVVAVTGSIAAYKAAEVVSRLVQKGAGVTVAMTRAATQFIGPLTFQTITRRRVWVDPFDLESVVDPTHISLTDRAHLVVVAPATANFLAKAAAGLADDMPTSLLLAVACPVLVAPAMNDRMWNHPAVRENVEKLRRRGLRFVEPESGFLACGTYAQGRLAEPARIVAEAEKILGT; this comes from the coding sequence GTGAGCGCGGCGGCGATGGAATCGGCGGGCCCGCTGGCGGGCCGCGAGATCGTCGTGGCCGTCACCGGCTCCATCGCCGCCTACAAGGCCGCCGAGGTCGTCTCCCGGCTCGTCCAGAAGGGAGCGGGCGTCACCGTGGCCATGACCCGCGCGGCGACGCAGTTCATCGGCCCCCTCACCTTCCAGACGATCACCCGCCGGCGCGTCTGGGTGGACCCCTTCGACCTCGAAAGCGTGGTCGATCCCACCCACATTTCGCTCACCGACCGGGCCCATCTCGTCGTCGTCGCCCCGGCCACGGCCAACTTCCTGGCCAAGGCCGCCGCGGGCCTGGCCGATGACATGCCCACCTCCCTCCTCCTGGCGGTCGCCTGCCCGGTACTCGTGGCCCCCGCCATGAACGACCGCATGTGGAACCATCCCGCCGTCCGCGAAAACGTCGAAAAGCTCCGCCGCCGGGGACTGCGCTTCGTCGAACCCGAATCCGGCTTTCTCGCCTGCGGCACGTACGCCCAGGGACGCCTGGCCGAGCCCGCCCGGATCGTCGCCGAGGCCGAAAAGATCCTGGGGACATGA
- a CDS encoding DNA-directed RNA polymerase subunit omega has product MLTSTEIDQLSEKFGGRYKLTVLIQKRLKELVKGAQKLVDLEDRNLINVVLEEIRQGKIGLEGHPLEEALKEEGRKASRKKE; this is encoded by the coding sequence ATGCTCACCAGCACCGAGATCGATCAGCTGTCGGAGAAGTTCGGCGGGCGCTACAAGCTCACCGTCCTGATCCAGAAGCGCCTCAAGGAGCTCGTCAAGGGCGCTCAGAAGCTCGTGGACCTCGAGGACCGGAACCTCATCAACGTGGTGCTCGAGGAAATCCGGCAGGGGAAGATCGGGCTGGAGGGCCATCCCCTGGAGGAAGCCCTCAAGGAAGAGGGCCGCAAGGCCTCCCGGAAGAAGGAGTGA
- the gmk gene encoding guanylate kinase — translation MNSRGRGSLLVLSGPSGVGKTTIARRLREVPGIVRVMTTTTRARRPQEVDGRDYRFLTRPEFEAAIARGEFLEYAEIDGNLYGSPRAAIERELEAGRVVLVDIDPQGARSVRALGLPALFVFVAPPDMQELRRRLEGRRSESPEEVRRRLARAEREMNERHLYDLVVVNDRVERAVEEILSAVRARGLLN, via the coding sequence TTGAATAGCCGGGGGCGCGGTTCCCTTCTGGTGCTCTCGGGGCCCTCCGGCGTCGGGAAGACCACGATCGCCCGGCGCCTGCGGGAGGTCCCGGGAATCGTCCGCGTCATGACCACGACGACCCGCGCCCGCCGGCCGCAGGAGGTGGACGGGCGGGATTACCGCTTCCTGACGCGGCCCGAGTTCGAGGCGGCGATCGCCCGCGGCGAGTTCCTGGAGTACGCGGAGATCGACGGGAACCTCTACGGCTCGCCGCGCGCGGCGATCGAACGCGAGCTCGAGGCGGGGCGGGTGGTCCTCGTGGACATCGACCCCCAGGGGGCCCGCAGCGTCCGGGCGTTGGGGCTGCCGGCCCTGTTCGTCTTCGTGGCGCCGCCCGACATGCAGGAGCTCCGGCGGCGGCTGGAGGGCCGGCGGAGCGAGTCGCCCGAAGAGGTCCGGCGGCGCCTGGCGCGCGCCGAACGGGAGATGAACGAACGGCACCTGTACGACCTCGTCGTCGTCAACGACCGCGTGGAGCGGGCGGTGGAGGAGATCCTCTCCGCCGTCCGGGCCCGCGGACTTTTGAATTGA